Proteins from a single region of Deltaproteobacteria bacterium:
- a CDS encoding tellurite resistance TerB family protein, with amino-acid sequence MIDPGKLLGGLLGGSGGLGGLGELGQTAKNSLPGKAALGMGLLGVAMAAFEHFTEQKSAPATVAPPRPPSGPMPPSSGAPVPPPIPVPSLRGADTTPPPLPGSGATPPPTPGAPVAAPVPPSVQASTQADPVLLIRAMIAAANADGVLDDTERMRILGHLEGVGLTEEEKDFLCAEFDAPRTLSAITAEVSSPAAAAQVFAVSLLAVDVDTPAERDYLTALRQALDLEEEAALSIARRLGKHF; translated from the coding sequence ATGATCGATCCGGGTAAACTGTTGGGTGGGTTGCTGGGTGGTTCCGGAGGACTGGGCGGCCTGGGAGAGCTGGGACAAACAGCCAAGAATTCCCTGCCGGGCAAGGCCGCCTTGGGCATGGGCCTTTTGGGCGTGGCCATGGCCGCTTTCGAACATTTCACGGAGCAAAAATCCGCTCCGGCCACGGTCGCCCCGCCTCGGCCGCCGTCCGGGCCCATGCCGCCGTCGTCGGGGGCTCCTGTTCCGCCGCCAATTCCCGTGCCCAGTCTCCGTGGCGCGGACACGACACCACCTCCCTTGCCGGGTTCCGGGGCAACGCCACCACCCACGCCGGGCGCGCCTGTCGCCGCGCCCGTTCCACCATCTGTCCAGGCCTCGACCCAGGCCGATCCGGTGTTGCTCATCCGGGCCATGATCGCCGCCGCCAATGCCGACGGCGTGCTCGACGATACCGAACGCATGCGCATCCTCGGACATTTGGAGGGCGTCGGCCTGACCGAGGAGGAAAAGGATTTTCTGTGCGCGGAATTCGACGCGCCCCGGACGCTGTCCGCCATCACGGCCGAGGTTTCCTCCCCGGCGGCGGCCGCCCAGGTTTTCGCGGTTTCGCTCCTGGCCGTGGACGTGGATACTCCGGCCGAGCGCGATTATCTGACCGCTTTGCGCCAAGCTCTCGATCTGGAGGAGGAGGCGGCCTTGTCCATTGCCCGACGGCTGGGCAAA
- a CDS encoding histidine phosphatase family protein — protein MRRHPEPHGQGLGTTGNGGADHGLGNRWNTRGGIVVTVYLIRHGEITQFSPRRFVGRTDLPLTDRGRAQMDAVAFFLADRGVARLLCSPLSRCVESATIIGQALGLAPQAVPDLREISLGAWEGLTVDEVRGRFPGSYEARGLDLAGFRPASGESFTDVQGRAWAAFKAILEEESTDVAIVAHGGVNRVLLCRILGMPLENLFRIGQDYACVNVLRPASEALCVVTMNFSPSEPAA, from the coding sequence CTGCGCCGCCATCCGGAGCCGCATGGACAAGGCCTTGGGACTACAGGAAATGGTGGAGCGGATCACGGGCTCGGAAATAGATGGAATACTCGCGGGGGTATTGTCGTGACCGTGTATCTGATTCGTCATGGCGAGATCACCCAATTTTCGCCGCGCCGGTTCGTGGGGCGGACGGACCTGCCCCTGACGGATCGTGGACGGGCCCAGATGGACGCCGTGGCGTTTTTTTTGGCGGACAGAGGAGTGGCGCGGCTGCTGTGCAGCCCACTCTCGCGCTGCGTGGAAAGCGCGACCATTATCGGCCAGGCCCTGGGGCTTGCGCCCCAAGCCGTGCCGGATTTGCGCGAGATTTCCCTTGGCGCCTGGGAGGGCCTGACCGTGGACGAGGTTCGCGGCCGTTTTCCCGGAAGCTACGAGGCCCGGGGGCTGGATTTGGCTGGTTTCCGACCTGCCAGCGGCGAGAGCTTCACCGACGTGCAGGGTCGGGCGTGGGCGGCGTTCAAGGCCATCCTGGAGGAAGAATCCACGGATGTCGCCATTGTCGCCCACGGTGGAGTCAATCGGGTTCTTTTGTGCCGCATCCTGGGCATGCCGCTGGAGAATCTTTTTCGTATCGGCCAGGATTACGCCTGCGTGAACGTGCTTCGTCCCGCATCGGAAGCTCTGTGCGTGGTCACCATGAATTTTTCGCCATCGGAGCCGGCCGCGTAG
- a CDS encoding HD domain-containing protein, whose translation MIPEGIGAFVLAAGFSSRMGDFKPLMDLEGRTLLEWAVTAFHRAGVRAITVVTGHRNEEVGQEARRLGVSWVQNPDPGRGMFSSVCVAAEAALGLDAFFLLPVDIPLVRPATVQALVAARNAMSGNAGRTVLYPTHDGRRGHPPLIPGALVPAILDHDGQGGLKTLLERFPGQDVPVWDRGVLLDADTGDDFALLRRKARRLHIGEAGELRALSELLMPWRGVAHGRAVARVAVRLGEALNAHGHDLDLELLHNAALVHDIAKGLKQHEQRGGEMLAALGLDGLSDIVASHRVVPPPASGRLTEKEVVCLADKLVRGPRRVDVRARFQEKLDQYWDDPEACAAIRSRMDKALGLQEMVERITGSEIDGILAGVLS comes from the coding sequence ATGATCCCGGAGGGCATCGGAGCCTTTGTTCTCGCCGCTGGATTTTCCTCGCGCATGGGGGATTTCAAGCCCTTGATGGATCTGGAAGGCCGGACCCTTTTGGAGTGGGCCGTGACCGCCTTCCACCGGGCCGGAGTGCGAGCCATCACCGTGGTCACGGGCCACCGAAACGAGGAGGTCGGTCAAGAGGCCCGTCGCCTGGGAGTGTCCTGGGTGCAAAACCCAGATCCTGGCCGGGGCATGTTTTCCTCGGTCTGCGTCGCGGCCGAGGCCGCGCTTGGATTGGATGCGTTTTTTTTGCTGCCCGTGGATATTCCGCTGGTCCGTCCGGCCACCGTGCAGGCCCTTGTCGCGGCCAGGAATGCCATGTCCGGGAATGCTGGCCGAACTGTTTTGTATCCCACCCATGACGGTCGGCGTGGACATCCGCCCCTGATTCCAGGAGCTCTTGTTCCCGCGATTTTGGATCATGACGGCCAGGGGGGGCTTAAAACCCTGCTGGAACGTTTTCCGGGCCAGGATGTCCCGGTTTGGGATCGAGGCGTGCTCCTGGACGCGGACACGGGCGATGATTTCGCGTTGTTGCGGCGCAAGGCGCGTCGTTTGCATATTGGCGAAGCCGGGGAACTGCGCGCCCTGTCGGAGTTGCTCATGCCCTGGCGCGGCGTGGCTCATGGCCGGGCCGTGGCCCGCGTGGCCGTGCGTCTGGGCGAGGCCTTGAACGCTCACGGCCATGACTTGGATTTGGAATTACTCCACAACGCGGCCCTGGTTCATGATATCGCCAAGGGGCTCAAGCAGCATGAACAGCGCGGAGGGGAGATGCTTGCCGCCCTGGGTCTGGACGGACTGTCCGACATTGTCGCCAGCCACCGCGTGGTGCCGCCGCCGGCCTCGGGTCGGCTCACGGAAAAGGAAGTGGTTTGTCTGGCCGACAAATTGGTGCGTGGTCCACGGCGCGTCGATGTGCGGGCACGGTTCCAGGAAAAGCTCGACCAGTATTGGGATGATCCCGAGGCCTGCGCCGCCATCCGGAGCCGCATGGACAAGGCCTTGGGACTACAGGAAATGGTGGAGCGGATCACGGGCTCGGAAATAGATGGAATACTCGCGGGGGTATTGTCGTGA
- a CDS encoding XdhC/CoxI family protein, with the protein MNDILEALLTALRQGQSVVMCAIVDSSGSAPRTSGARMLVFPDGTIQGSVGGGPVEGACQRHAAKLPLDNGAYDTMSFDLSSSTAAEAGMVCGGAARVLLQRITPEHIDFFARLDELVRNRQRPTLATILTETAAPLLALWSQGDGWQGPAIPTPMAEELARKAAKSRQPFRLESEGLRIFAEPVVSPGVVHLVGAGHVAKAVATVADFAGFEVVVMDDRADFANAERYPRARDVRVLSNFDGCLADLGEDDYVIIVTRGHVHDRDVLAQALRTNAGYIGMIGSKSKRAAVYRSLLESGYTQADLDRVFCPIGLPIGADTPHEIAISIVGELIQARAGAAR; encoded by the coding sequence ATGAATGACATACTAGAGGCATTGCTGACAGCGTTGCGGCAGGGCCAGAGTGTTGTGATGTGCGCCATTGTGGACAGTTCTGGCTCGGCGCCCCGCACGTCCGGGGCGCGGATGTTGGTTTTTCCGGACGGGACGATCCAGGGCTCGGTCGGCGGTGGCCCCGTGGAGGGTGCCTGTCAACGACACGCCGCGAAACTGCCGCTGGATAATGGCGCCTACGACACCATGTCCTTTGATCTGTCCTCGTCCACGGCCGCCGAGGCGGGCATGGTCTGCGGCGGGGCGGCCAGGGTGCTGTTGCAGCGGATCACTCCGGAACACATCGATTTTTTCGCCCGGCTGGATGAACTGGTCCGAAACAGGCAACGCCCGACCCTGGCCACGATCCTGACCGAAACCGCGGCTCCGCTCCTGGCGCTCTGGAGCCAGGGCGACGGTTGGCAAGGCCCCGCCATTCCGACGCCGATGGCCGAGGAACTGGCCCGCAAGGCCGCCAAATCCCGCCAGCCATTTCGACTGGAATCCGAGGGGCTACGGATTTTCGCCGAACCCGTGGTCAGCCCCGGCGTCGTGCACCTGGTCGGCGCCGGACATGTGGCCAAGGCCGTGGCCACGGTGGCCGATTTCGCCGGATTCGAGGTCGTGGTCATGGACGACAGGGCCGATTTCGCCAACGCGGAGCGGTATCCCCGCGCCCGCGATGTCCGCGTGTTGTCGAATTTTGACGGATGCCTCGCGGATCTCGGCGAGGACGACTACGTGATCATCGTCACGCGCGGGCACGTGCATGACCGCGATGTCCTGGCCCAGGCGCTGCGCACCAACGCCGGCTACATCGGCATGATCGGCAGCAAAAGCAAACGCGCCGCCGTATATCGGTCCCTTCTGGAATCCGGCTACACGCAGGCGGACCTGGACCGCGTTTTTTGTCCCATCGGACTGCCCATCGGCGCGGACACGCCGCACGAAATCGCCATCAGCATCGTCGGGGAATTGATCCAGGCGCGGGCGGGGGCGGCGCGATGA